CCATTTGTTGACAACCAGGATGCAGGGCTTGTACTGCTTGTTGATGTAGTCGGCGAGCTGCTTGTCGACCTTGCCGATCCGCTGGGTGGCGTCCATGAACAGCAGCACCACGTCCGCGCGGCGGATGCTCCGCTCTGCTCGGTGCGTGCCGTAGAAGTCGATGTCCTGCTTGCGGCCCTGCCGCCGGCGGATGCCGGGCGTGTCGATCGCGACAAACGACTTGTCGTCCATCTCGAAGCGGACGTCGACGCTGTCCCGGGTGGTGCCGGCGACTTCGCTGACGATCATCCGCTGCGACTGAACCAGCGTGTTGATGAACGTGCTCTTGCCCACGTTGCGCCGGCCAACGATCGCGACCTTCATCTCGGTCTCTTCGGCGCCGTCGCCCTCGCCGGGCGGCGGGAGCTTGCCGACCAGCGTGTTGATCAGCACCGCCCGGCCGCGGTTCTGCAGCGTGCTGACCTTCACCGCCCGGCCATGCCCCAGGCGGGCGAACTCTTCGGAGGCGCCGTCGAAGGTCTCGTCGTCGGTTTTGTTGGCGACGCACACCACCGGCGCTTTCAGGTACCGGAGCCGCTTGGCGACTTCCTGGTCGAGCGTGGCAACGCCGCTGCGGGTGTCGACGACAAACAGCACCACGTCCGCCGAGTCGATCGCAAAGGCGATCTGGTTCTCGATATCGTCGGTCAGGTTGTCCTCGTCCTGGTGCCCCATCCCGCCGGTGTCGACGAGCTCGAAAAACCGCCCCTCGTGCTCGATCAGGTGGGACATGCGGTCCCGCGTGACGCCGGGCCGGTCATCGACAATGGCGATCCGCCGGCCGGCGAGCCAGTTGAAGATGCTGCTCTTGCCGACGTTCGGACGGCCAACAATGACTACCTGGGGGACGCCCATAGCGGGGTGCGGGTCGCGACGAGGTGCTTTCGGAACGGGTACAGTGTGGTTCATCATAAGCAGCCAGTCACCCGGGGTGTAGCGGCGTTGCCCCGCGGGTGGCCGGATCCTCGCTGCGGACTTAAACTCCGTTCCGGCGCCCGACCCTATCCTGGAAGCGAAATGAGCACCCCGAACCACCACCTCGCCCTGAAGCAGCGGCTCGAGAGCCTCCTGGCGGCTGGCGTCCGACAGCTTCCAAGAGGGGAGGCGTTGCCACAGGAGGTAATGGAGTCTCCGCAGTCGCCGGATCCAGAGCCCGCCGCGATCACGCCGGCTGCGGCGCCGGCCGAGCCCCCGGTCGCTGAACGACCATCTCCCGCTCCTGCCGCTGCTTCGCTCCTCCCGGGCATGGGGGACGCTCCCGAGGGCCCGCAGAAGTCCACAGCGCCGACGCTTGAGGTGCTCCGCGACGAGGTGGCCGCGTGCGTGCGCTGCCAAGAGCTCGCGACCACCCGCACGCAGACGGTGTTCGGCGTCGGCTCACGGGACGCGCGGCTGTGCTTTATGGGCGAGGCGCCCGGCGCGGATGAGGACCGGCAGGGCGAGCCCTTTGTCGGGCGTGCCGGGCAGCTGCTCAACAAGATTATCCAGGCCTGCCGGATGCAGCGCGAGGAGGTCTATATCCTCAATGTGCTGAAGTGCCGGCCGCCGGGCAACCGGAACCCCAACCCGGCCGAAGCAGCCAACTGCAGCGGATTCCTTAACCGGCAGCTGGAGCTGATCGAACCCGAGTATATCTGCTGCCTGGGGGCGGTCGCGGCCCAGAACCTGCTCCAGACGCAGACCCCGATTGGGCGACTCCGCGGTCGGGTGCACGAGTACCGCGGCATCAAGGTGGTCTGCACCTACCACCCCGCGTACCTGCTGCGGAACCCCTCGGCCAAGAAGGACGCCTGGGAGGACATGAAGATGCTCATGGGGCTGATGGGCGTCCAGCTTTAGCAATTCCGGCCATTGTGGGCCGATGCCCCGCGTCAAGTTTGTGGGTTGAGATGCTGGCAGCGGTAGACCTTACCAGTCGTGCCGGTCGTGCTGCCGGCGCCCCGCCCGGAGTTGCCGCCAGCGGCCGCCAAATGCTTTCGATCTGGCGGGTTCGTTGGTAGAGTCAGATTCATGGCCGCTCGCCGCAGGCAGGCGACCTGGCGGGGGGTTCGGAACCCCTCGGACCCGTGGCTGCCGGCTTGCGCAGAGACCCGCTAACTTAGAGCTTTGTTGGATGCTGCCTCACCACCAATCCCGACCGGACGCCGTCGAGCAGCTGCTGCGGAACGCACAGCTGCGGGACGAGCTTGAGCCGTTGTACGACGAGTCGATCGGCTGCGTGGACGTCAACCGGATGACGACCCACAGCGAGAACGAGTTCCTCCAGTCGATGCTGGAGTGGGAGAGGGCGCCGATGGCGCCGATCTGCGAGTGGTTCGAGCCCCGGCTCACCCTCGAGTCCCCCGAGGAGGTCGACGCCGGGCGCCTGCCTGCGTTGATCGCCGAGGTCACGACGCGGCTCTTCGAGAAGCACATCGTCTTGGACTTCACCGACCACCTCTCCGACCGGCAGCTGTACACGCTGATCTACCGCGACATCCTGCCGTCGTTCGAGAAGAAGATCGACCGCCGCGAGAGCTACCTGCACTGGGACTGCGCTAACACCGACGGCGACCCCGAGGCGTGGCTCCGCTACTACGCGAACGACGCGGAACGCGACATGTGGGCGGACGAAACCGGCGGCGACCTGCCGGCGAAGCAGGAGCCGATGCACCGCCGCCGGCTGCCGGTGGCGCCCCTCTGAGTGAGGTTCAGAGGAATTCGGGCCACAGGGCGTCGCTTATCAGCAGGCCCTCGCGCGTCAAACGCAGCCGGTCCTTAGTATCCTCCAGCAGCCCGAGCTCGCAGAACCGATCTACCTGCCCCGCGGCAAGCTGGTCTATCGAGAAGCCGGTCCTCTCCGCGAACTCAGACCGCTCTACGCCTTCAATTCGCCGGAGCCCAAACACGAGCTGCTCGCGGGCCTCCTGCTCCGCAGTGAGTTCCTCGCGGAAGGCGACCGGCGACTCGCCGGCCAGGACGCGTCGGAGGTAGGTCGTGGTGCTCTGGTGGTTGGTCTCTCGGACGCCATCCACATATCTAGCCGCCCCGGGCCCCGCCGCGTACCAGCCCGCGCCCGACCAGTAGACCTGGTTGTGCCGGCTCCGACGCCCCGGCCGGGCGAAATTTGAGACCTCGTAGTGCTCGAAACCCGCCTCGCACAACCCGTCAATTGCCGCGAGGTACATCTCGCGCTGCAGGTCCTCATCGACTTCGGCCAGGTCCCCGCCGACAAGGCGGGACCAGAACGCCGCTCCCTTCTCGAACGTTAAACCGTACGTCGAAACGTGCCCGGCGCCGGTCGCAATCGCCTGGTCCACGTCCCCCCGCCAGGCACGGAGCGTCTCGCCCGGAGCGGCGAATATCAAGTCAAGCGAGCACTCCAGACCGTGTTCCTGGCAGAGGTCCACGGCCCGCGCAATCTGGCCGGCGTCATGGTCGCGTTCCAGCAGCGACAGCTTTCCCGGCTGGAACGACTGACCACCGAGGCTAAGCCGATTCACTCCGCATGAGACGAGCACCGCGAGCAGGTCCTGAGTGACGTCAACCGGGTTAGCCTCGACGGTCCACTCACAGCCAGGCTCAGGGGGGAACCAGCCTCTCGTCACCTGACAGAGCCGCTCCAGCAACTCCAGCGGGAGCCGGGTGGGCGTGCCACCGCCGAAGTAGAGCGTCTCGACCGGACGCGGACGGCCTAGACTTGCGAGCTCGGCCTCGATAGCCCGCACGTAGTCCCCGGCAAGGTCCTCACGCCCGGCGATGACGGCGAAATTGCAGTAGCCGCACCTGTGTGCGCAGAACGGCACATGCAGGTAGGCGGAACGTGGCTCGGCGTGACCGGGCATGCTGGTTCGTCTGGCGCCGGTCGGTTGGGGGCTACTTCTTCTTTTTCTTCGTCGCAGCCGTCTTCTTGGCGCCCGCAGCCAAGGCCTTCGCGATCAGAGCCGACGACTCGGGAGCGCTCATCCCGGCCAGAACGGTGAACGCCTCGGAAATGACGCGGCGGGTCTCGGCGGCGTTGATCTTGGTCTTGGCGGTGTCGGTCCGGCGGGCGACCTCGTTGTGGAATTCGTTGAGCGTCACGTTCGGGCTCCGTTGCAGGAAGTGAAAAGGCGTCGCGACCGTTGCATCCGGTCGCCCGCATTCTATGCGGGACGGGCGACAGCTCAAAGGGCGACCGGCGCCACGGCTCGCCGGTTCGCGGTGCGGGTGGTTTCTCAGCGTTTGATGCGAGTCCATTCGCTGCGTACCGTCATCACCCAACTGGCTGAGCGGTGCGGATGTCCCGGATACGCCGGAAAGGAGGGGTGGCCGGCGCGTCGGTTTTCCGTTGCTGATCCGCCAGTCAAGCGTGACGAACGCCGTGGAGAGGTAAGTTCTTAATGTGTGGCCGATCACGGTTCTGCCACAGTTCTGAGACGGGCGAAGAATCGATTCCGGAGCGCGCGTTCCATGACCAGCCGAGTCCTGTTTGTCGATGACGAAGGCATTGTGCTGAAGTCGCTTAATCGCGCACTTAGCACCACCTACGACATCACCACCGCGTACTCCGCGGAGGAAGCGCTACGGCTCTTGAGCGAGCAGAAGTTCGCTGTCGTCGTGACCGACATGCGCATGCCGGGCGGAGACGGGATGTGGTTGATCCGCCAGGCCGGCGAGATGAGCCCCAACACGTCGTTCATCGTGCTGACCGGCAACTGCGACGACGCCACGCGCGACACGGCGATGGCCAGCGGCAAGGTGTTCTCGTTCCTCAACAAGCCCTGTCCGATCGACCTGCTCGAGGAGCAGATCGACAAGGCGATCGAGGCCCGCCTGGCGGTTCACCGGGTCTAGCAACGGCCAGGCCCAGACTGGCAGATTCACTCGTCCGAGCGGTCGTCGCCCGACATCCCCAACGAGTTCATCTTGCGGTACAGATTGGTGCGGTAGACGCCCAGCCGCTTGGCCGCCTCGCTGACGTTGCCCCGAGACTCTTCGATCGCACCGGTGATGTAGCGCCGCTGAAACTCTTCGGTGGCCTGCGAGAGCGGTAGGCCCAGATCGAGCAGCGACTCGCCGCCCGCGTTTGGCGCCGCGATAAACGCGAGGTCGCCGGCCTCGATCTTTTCCCCGGTGGATAGGTACGCCAGCCGCTCCATCATGTTACGAAGCTCGCGGACGTTGCCCGGCCAGCGGTGGGCGGCCATAAGCTTGCGGCTCTCGGCGGTCCACTTCGGCGCCGGGCGACCCGCGGCGCGGCAGAACTGCTTGAGGAAGTTGTCGGCCAGCAGCATCAGGTCATCCCCGCGCTGCCGCAGCGGTGGCAGTTCCAGCGTCACAACGTTGAGCCGGAAGTACAGGTCTTCGCGGAATCGCTTCTCTCGGACCAGCTTGGCTAAATCCTGATTGGTCGCGGCCAGCACACGCACGTTGGTGGGGATCTCGACCGAGCCGCCTACCCGCACTACCTTGCGTTCCTCGAGCGCCCGCAGCAGCTTCGCCTGGCCTGACAGGCTCATGTCGCCGATCTCATCGAGCAGCAGCGCCCCGCCATCCGCCAGCTCGAACTTGCCGGGCCGCGTTTCGCGGGCGTCGGTAAAGGCGCCCTTCTCGTGACCGAAGAGCTCGCTTTCCAGCAGGGTCTCGGCGATAGCGGCGCAGTTAACCGCCACGAACGGCGCCGATCGGCGGCTGCTGTTGTAGTGGAGCAACCGGGCGACTACCTCCTTGCCGCAACCGTTCTCCCCCAGGATCAACACGGAGAGGTCGGTGTCGGCCACGCGTTGGATGGTCGATCTCAACGCCTGGATCGCGGGGCACTCGCCCACCAGTTCGACGCCGGCGAACTGCTGCTGCACGTATTGCTCGTGACGCTCCAGCAGGGTCTCGAACTCCTGGGTGGCCGCCAGCGCGGCCGAAGCGTGCTCCGCAAACTCGATCAACCCCTGCTGGTCTTCGGCGGAAAACCCCGGACGGCCGCGTTTGTTGATCAGCTCAAATACCCCGAGCTTGTCCTGCTCGGCGGTTACAAGCGGGACGGCCAGCAACGACCGGGTGCGGTACCCGGTCCGCTCGTCGGTGGTCCGGTCAATCGCGTTCGCGTCGTGCCCAGGCGACACCCGCATCGGTTCGCCGCTCGCCAGCACCTCGCCGACCACCCCTGAGTTGTCGGGCACGCGCAGCTCGCCCCCCTCAATGCCGATGGCCGGGCGGCCGACCAGCGTCGCGGACTTCCGGTCCCACAAGAAGATGCTGGCCCTGTCTGAATCGAACAAGCGGCAGGCGGCGTCGGCCATGTCTTGCAGAAGTTGCTGCAGGTCGTTGGACCTCCGCCACTGGTGCACCAGTTCCAGCAGCGTCGACGCCCGTTCCGCCTCGCCTTCCAGCAGCTGCAGCTTTCTTGCCGCTGACAGGCAGTGGCCGACCAGTCCCGCCAACGAGGAGAGGTCATCGTCCGCCACGGCGGGCCGGACAAGCAGCACGTCCGAGACGCCCGCTAGCGGCGCCGCGGACCACTCCCCATCATCGCGAGTGCGACCTGCGTCCAGCGCCTCGGCCGCCAGCTCTACGGGGGCCGTCTTCCCTACCGCGGCCAGCACCTCCCAATCGGGCGGCGCCGCCCGCAGCAAGGTGACGGCTTCTACCCCGGGTTGGTCGACAATGGCTTGGGCCACACGGCCCGCAACATCGCCTGCCTGGCCTTCGGAGAGCGCTGCAAGGACCGTTGCCCACATAGGTCGCCGCCACTGAGAGTTGAAGTACAAGAGCGTCCGCAGCAAGCCTGGTCCGACGCCGCACAAGGCCATCATGAGAATTCGCTGCCGTCCGTCAAGGCGACCATCTTGTCCTCACTTTCCCCCGGATCGCGACCAGAAACAGCGGTCTGGCTCCGGCAAGGTCCCTCCACTGGGTGGCGCCGCGGACCAACCAGCGCAATCGCTGCATCCACTACAACGCGACAGGCCCTACCGCCGGCGTGCGGTTCGCCCTCTGCTGGCGGCCCTTGCTTTGACAAGTAATTACCCCACCCTAAGCTTCCAATAGCATATCCAGAGGGCACGGAGCCCCGCGTTTTGGGCGCGAGCAGCCCGAACGCGCGTCGCAAACCAGAGCACTCACCCCTCCGCGATCCGAACACCCGTCGCCTGCCAAGCCCCATGCCTCCCTCCACAGCAACGCCGGCAATCGATCTCGACGCCCTGCTGCAACGCTGCCTGGGCAACCTCGACCTCGCGGAGCGGGCGATCGAGGCGTTCCTCGACGATTTCCCTACCAGTCACAGCAACCTCGAGCAGGCGATCGAGCTCGACGACTCGGAGGCCGTGTCCCAGCTTGCCCACCGTATGAAAGGCGCCGCCCGAAACGTCGGGGCGGAGTCGCTGGCCGGGCTGCTGGAGTCAATGGAGTCGCTCTCGGCCGAGGGCGACCGTGAGCAGAAGCGGGAACTGGCCGCGACGATCGCCGACGAACTAAAACGCCTAGAGGAATCGGTGCTCTGACCCGCCGCCGGCTACGCCGGAGGTGGCGTCCCGAGAGGAACGCATCCCATGCAAGTCCTAATTGCCGAAGACGACAAGAGCAGCGCCCTCATCCTCGAGGGTGTGCTTGTTTCGTTGGGCTACGAGGTATTGGTCGCCTCGGACGGCGCCGAGGCGTGGGAGTTGCTCCGCAACAACGACTGCCGGATCGTCATCTCCGACTGGCAGATGCCCCACATGGACGGGCTCGAGCTCTGCCGGCGGATCCGCAGCCGTCAGGTAAGCAGCTACGTCTACGTGATCCTGCTGACGAGCCGATCCGGCTCCCAGAACCTCGTTGAGGGGCTGCAGGCCGGCGCCGACGACTTCATCACCAAGCCATTCGACGCGGCGGAACTGCGGGTCCGCATGAAGGTCGGCGAGCGTGTCGTCTCGCTTGAGAGCCGCGACCTGGTAATCTTCACGCTGGCCAAGCTCGCAGAATCCCGTGACCCCGAGACCGGCGCCCACCTGGAACGCGTCCGCGAGTACGTGCGGATACTCAGCCAGCGGCTGATGCAGAACGAGCGGTTCAGCTCGCAGGTGGACCACGACTTCATCCAGATGATGTACCTGTCGAGCCCGCTTCACGACATCGGCAAGGTGGGGATTCCGGACGACGTGCTGCTGAAGCCGGGCCGGCTGACGCCCGAAGAGATGGACCGGATGAAGCAGCACACGGTCATCGGTGGCCGCACGCTGGACGCGGCCCTCGCGTCGCACCCCTCGGCGTCGTTCCTCCAAGTCGCCCGCGACATCGCGTGGACACACCACGAACGCTACGACGGAACAGGCTACCCGAATCAACTCGCCGGAGACGATATCCCGCTTTCGGGCCGTATCATGGCGTTGGCGGACGTCTACGACGCGTTGACCACCAAACGCGTCTACAAGGACGCGATGCCCCACGCGAAAGCGAGGGAGATCGTCCTCGAGGGCCGGGGCACGCAGTTCGACCCGTGCGTGGTCGACGCCTTCCTGCAGTGCGAGCAGGACTTTGTGCGGATCAAAGAGGCGCTGCAGGACGCCGACTCCGAGATCAATTCGGCCGTCAACGCGCCCGCGGTTGCTGGCGGCGTCTGACTCCATCCGCGTTGCGACTACTTGAACCGCACCGGGTTCTGCTTACTCACCAAGCACAGAACGAGCCTCAGCCGCCGATGTTCTGTTGCGCGGCCTGCGTCTCGGCAGTAAGCTTGGGGCTGCCGACGGCGTGCGGCCGATCGATGCGCAGCGAGGCCTCCGAACGCGCGTCGAAGTTCATGATGATGCCGGTCGCGTCCCGCTTCATCACAACCTCCCCTTCCTTGAAACCGGCGTCCGCGAACAGCCTCCGGCAATCGGTCTCGTCTCGCTCTAGGAAGAACCAGTCGGTCAGCCACTGGTAGTCGGTCTTGTCGTACTTGTGCCGGTCTTTGAACGCCACATACAACACGCCGCCGGGCTTGAGCATCGCCTTCCAACCCTTGAACATCGCGATC
This genomic interval from Posidoniimonas corsicana contains the following:
- the der gene encoding ribosome biogenesis GTPase Der, encoding MGVPQVVIVGRPNVGKSSIFNWLAGRRIAIVDDRPGVTRDRMSHLIEHEGRFFELVDTGGMGHQDEDNLTDDIENQIAFAIDSADVVLFVVDTRSGVATLDQEVAKRLRYLKAPVVCVANKTDDETFDGASEEFARLGHGRAVKVSTLQNRGRAVLINTLVGKLPPPGEGDGAEETEMKVAIVGRRNVGKSTFINTLVQSQRMIVSEVAGTTRDSVDVRFEMDDKSFVAIDTPGIRRRQGRKQDIDFYGTHRAERSIRRADVVLLFMDATQRIGKVDKQLADYINKQYKPCILVVNKWDQLSDTMPTEKWVNYLHDNFRTMRYAPIAFITGQTGKNVKALLNHAQMLFKQARQRVSTGQLNRLLRDAVRSNPPPVYQNRRPKIYYATQVGVEPPTLVMFCNQPSAIAAPYQRYLLSQCRDACEFAEVPIKLYLRRRDKTDHTDEIDSRLASDA
- a CDS encoding uracil-DNA glycosylase, producing the protein MSTPNHHLALKQRLESLLAAGVRQLPRGEALPQEVMESPQSPDPEPAAITPAAAPAEPPVAERPSPAPAAASLLPGMGDAPEGPQKSTAPTLEVLRDEVAACVRCQELATTRTQTVFGVGSRDARLCFMGEAPGADEDRQGEPFVGRAGQLLNKIIQACRMQREEVYILNVLKCRPPGNRNPNPAEAANCSGFLNRQLELIEPEYICCLGAVAAQNLLQTQTPIGRLRGRVHEYRGIKVVCTYHPAYLLRNPSAKKDAWEDMKMLMGLMGVQL
- the hemW gene encoding radical SAM family heme chaperone HemW; translation: MPGHAEPRSAYLHVPFCAHRCGYCNFAVIAGREDLAGDYVRAIEAELASLGRPRPVETLYFGGGTPTRLPLELLERLCQVTRGWFPPEPGCEWTVEANPVDVTQDLLAVLVSCGVNRLSLGGQSFQPGKLSLLERDHDAGQIARAVDLCQEHGLECSLDLIFAAPGETLRAWRGDVDQAIATGAGHVSTYGLTFEKGAAFWSRLVGGDLAEVDEDLQREMYLAAIDGLCEAGFEHYEVSNFARPGRRSRHNQVYWSGAGWYAAGPGAARYVDGVRETNHQSTTTYLRRVLAGESPVAFREELTAEQEAREQLVFGLRRIEGVERSEFAERTGFSIDQLAAGQVDRFCELGLLEDTKDRLRLTREGLLISDALWPEFL
- a CDS encoding response regulator encodes the protein MTSRVLFVDDEGIVLKSLNRALSTTYDITTAYSAEEALRLLSEQKFAVVVTDMRMPGGDGMWLIRQAGEMSPNTSFIVLTGNCDDATRDTAMASGKVFSFLNKPCPIDLLEEQIDKAIEARLAVHRV
- a CDS encoding sigma-54-dependent Fis family transcriptional regulator; this encodes MAQAIVDQPGVEAVTLLRAAPPDWEVLAAVGKTAPVELAAEALDAGRTRDDGEWSAAPLAGVSDVLLVRPAVADDDLSSLAGLVGHCLSAARKLQLLEGEAERASTLLELVHQWRRSNDLQQLLQDMADAACRLFDSDRASIFLWDRKSATLVGRPAIGIEGGELRVPDNSGVVGEVLASGEPMRVSPGHDANAIDRTTDERTGYRTRSLLAVPLVTAEQDKLGVFELINKRGRPGFSAEDQQGLIEFAEHASAALAATQEFETLLERHEQYVQQQFAGVELVGECPAIQALRSTIQRVADTDLSVLILGENGCGKEVVARLLHYNSSRRSAPFVAVNCAAIAETLLESELFGHEKGAFTDARETRPGKFELADGGALLLDEIGDMSLSGQAKLLRALEERKVVRVGGSVEIPTNVRVLAATNQDLAKLVREKRFREDLYFRLNVVTLELPPLRQRGDDLMLLADNFLKQFCRAAGRPAPKWTAESRKLMAAHRWPGNVRELRNMMERLAYLSTGEKIEAGDLAFIAAPNAGGESLLDLGLPLSQATEEFQRRYITGAIEESRGNVSEAAKRLGVYRTNLYRKMNSLGMSGDDRSDE
- a CDS encoding Hpt domain-containing protein — its product is MPPSTATPAIDLDALLQRCLGNLDLAERAIEAFLDDFPTSHSNLEQAIELDDSEAVSQLAHRMKGAARNVGAESLAGLLESMESLSAEGDREQKRELAATIADELKRLEESVL
- a CDS encoding HD domain-containing phosphohydrolase, with the translated sequence MQVLIAEDDKSSALILEGVLVSLGYEVLVASDGAEAWELLRNNDCRIVISDWQMPHMDGLELCRRIRSRQVSSYVYVILLTSRSGSQNLVEGLQAGADDFITKPFDAAELRVRMKVGERVVSLESRDLVIFTLAKLAESRDPETGAHLERVREYVRILSQRLMQNERFSSQVDHDFIQMMYLSSPLHDIGKVGIPDDVLLKPGRLTPEEMDRMKQHTVIGGRTLDAALASHPSASFLQVARDIAWTHHERYDGTGYPNQLAGDDIPLSGRIMALADVYDALTTKRVYKDAMPHAKAREIVLEGRGTQFDPCVVDAFLQCEQDFVRIKEALQDADSEINSAVNAPAVAGGV